One stretch of Streptomyces peucetius DNA includes these proteins:
- a CDS encoding lysylphosphatidylglycerol synthase domain-containing protein, translating to MKPSKAAGTPGSEPHPETPAPGGETEVAHADRLSGDEPLLAARVHRPSDLMRLLIGILAIAVVLAVAAFAQGTTTGLEQDINKGTGQAPDLLVKIAGLASSIAVLLVPVAFAIERLVKRDGLRIADGVLAAVLAHGVTLATDLWVSKSAPGSLQDALTQQQTSGELTDPVHGYLAPVIAYMTAVGMARRPRWRVVLWMVLMLDAFAMLVAGYTTPFSVLLTVLLGWTVAYGTLYAVGSPNVRPTGQNLLAGLRHVGFRPVTAMRAEDDVPENADQDRGRRYLVSLEDGPPLDVTVVDREQQAQGFFYRVWRRLTLRSITTRRSIQSLRQALEQEALLAYAAIAAGANAPKLIATSELGPDAVMLVYEHSGGRSLDSLSDAEITDDVVRGAWRQVKALQSRRIAHRRLAGDAILVGPGGHVILTDLRGGEIAAGDMVLRMDIAQLLTTLGLRVGAGRAVTAAVDVLGPDKVADCLPLLQPIALSRSTRATLRQQARERAHREREAVLEASESAKRARTGEPAADDRKAARKVERAEKQADKRAMDEAMEEVREEDLLSQIRRQVLLIRPQAPVEPVRLERIRPRTLVSFIAGAVAAYFLLSQIAGIDFGTVFANAHWGWVAAAALFSALSYFAAAMSLLGFVPERVGFLRTVMAQVAGSFVKIVAPAAVGGVALNTRFLQRSGVRPGLAVASVGASQLFGLGAHILLLLSFGYLTGTEKTASLTPSRTVIAGLLTVAVLVLVVTAIPFLRKFVSTRLRSLFAGVVPRMLDVLQRPLKLLTGIGGMLLLTAVFVLCLDASVRAFDGGNQPVSYASIAVVFLAGNALGSAAPTPGGVGAVEGALLGGLVLVGVPKEVAAPAVLLYRTMTLWLPVMPGWFAFTHLTRKGSL from the coding sequence GTGAAGCCTTCGAAGGCAGCAGGCACCCCTGGCTCGGAGCCGCACCCGGAAACACCGGCCCCGGGCGGGGAGACGGAAGTCGCCCACGCGGACCGGCTCTCCGGGGACGAGCCGCTGCTCGCCGCTCGTGTGCACCGCCCGTCGGACCTGATGCGGCTGCTGATCGGCATCCTCGCGATCGCGGTCGTCCTGGCCGTCGCGGCGTTCGCCCAGGGCACCACGACGGGCCTCGAACAGGACATCAACAAGGGCACCGGCCAGGCCCCCGACCTGCTGGTCAAGATCGCCGGACTGGCGTCCAGCATCGCCGTCCTCCTGGTCCCCGTCGCTTTCGCCATCGAACGGCTGGTCAAACGTGACGGGCTGCGGATCGCGGACGGCGTGCTCGCCGCGGTCCTCGCCCACGGGGTCACCCTGGCCACCGACCTGTGGGTGTCCAAGAGCGCCCCGGGGTCTCTCCAGGACGCCCTGACCCAGCAGCAGACCAGTGGCGAGCTGACCGATCCGGTGCACGGATATCTCGCGCCGGTCATCGCGTACATGACGGCCGTGGGCATGGCCCGCAGACCACGCTGGCGCGTCGTGCTGTGGATGGTGCTGATGCTCGACGCCTTCGCGATGCTGGTGGCCGGCTACACCACCCCCTTCTCCGTGCTGCTGACGGTGCTGCTCGGCTGGACCGTCGCGTACGGCACCCTGTACGCCGTCGGCTCGCCGAACGTCCGGCCCACCGGCCAGAACCTGCTCGCCGGTCTGCGCCACGTCGGCTTCCGCCCGGTGACCGCCATGCGCGCCGAGGACGACGTCCCGGAGAACGCGGACCAGGACCGCGGCCGCCGCTATCTGGTGTCCCTCGAGGACGGCCCGCCGCTCGACGTCACCGTCGTCGACCGCGAACAGCAGGCGCAGGGCTTCTTCTACCGGGTGTGGCGCCGGCTGACGCTGCGTTCCATCACCACCCGCCGCTCCATCCAGTCGCTGCGCCAGGCGCTGGAGCAGGAGGCGCTGCTGGCGTACGCCGCGATCGCCGCAGGCGCCAACGCCCCCAAGCTGATCGCCACCTCCGAGCTCGGCCCCGACGCCGTGATGCTCGTGTACGAGCACTCCGGCGGCCGTTCCCTCGACTCCCTGAGCGACGCCGAGATCACCGACGACGTGGTGCGCGGCGCCTGGCGGCAGGTGAAGGCGCTCCAGTCGCGCCGCATCGCGCACCGCCGGCTGGCCGGTGACGCGATCCTGGTGGGCCCGGGCGGCCATGTGATCCTCACGGACCTGCGCGGCGGCGAGATCGCCGCCGGCGACATGGTGCTGCGGATGGACATCGCCCAGCTGCTGACCACCCTCGGGCTGCGGGTGGGCGCCGGCCGCGCGGTGACCGCGGCGGTCGACGTGCTCGGCCCGGACAAGGTCGCCGACTGTCTGCCGCTGCTCCAGCCGATCGCGCTGAGCCGCTCGACCAGGGCAACCCTGCGCCAGCAGGCGCGCGAGCGGGCGCACCGTGAGCGCGAGGCGGTGCTGGAGGCGTCGGAGTCCGCGAAGCGCGCCCGTACCGGGGAGCCGGCGGCCGACGACCGCAAGGCGGCCAGAAAGGTGGAGCGCGCGGAGAAGCAGGCCGACAAGCGGGCCATGGACGAGGCGATGGAGGAGGTGCGCGAGGAGGATCTGCTCTCCCAGATCCGTCGGCAGGTGCTGCTGATCAGGCCGCAGGCGCCGGTCGAGCCGGTCCGTCTGGAGCGGATCAGGCCCCGCACGCTCGTCAGTTTCATCGCGGGCGCCGTCGCTGCCTACTTCCTGCTGTCGCAGATCGCCGGGATCGACTTCGGCACCGTGTTCGCCAACGCGCACTGGGGCTGGGTGGCTGCCGCCGCCCTGTTCTCCGCGCTCAGCTACTTCGCCGCCGCGATGAGCCTGCTGGGGTTCGTCCCGGAGCGGGTCGGGTTCCTGCGGACCGTGATGGCGCAGGTCGCCGGATCGTTCGTCAAGATCGTCGCACCGGCGGCGGTCGGCGGTGTCGCCCTGAACACCCGGTTCCTGCAGCGCTCGGGGGTCCGGCCGGGCCTGGCGGTCGCGAGTGTCGGCGCGTCGCAGCTCTTCGGTCTCGGTGCCCACATCCTGCTGCTGCTGTCGTTCGGTTATCTCACCGGTACGGAGAAGACGGCGTCGCTCACCCCGTCCAGGACCGTGATCGCCGGTCTGCTGACGGTGGCCGTGCTGGTGCTGGTGGTGACGGCGATCCCGTTCCTGCGGAAGTTCGTCTCCACCCGGCTGAGGTCCCTGTTCGCCGGGGTGGTGCCGCGGATGCTCGACGTGCTGCAGCGGCCGCTGAAGCTGCTCACCGGCATCGGCGGGATGCTGCTGCTGACGGCGGTGTTCGTGCTGTGCCTGGACGCGTCGGTCCGGGCCTTCGACGGCGGCAACCAGCCGGTGAGCTACGCCAGCATCGCCGTGGTGTTCCTCGCGGGCAACGCACTGGGTTCCGCCGCGCCGACACCCGGCGGTGTCGGCGCCGTCGAGGGTGCGCTGCTGGGCGGTCTGGTGCTGGTGGGCGTACCGAAGGAGGTCGCCGCACCGGCGGTGCTGCTGTACCGGACGATGACTCTGTGGCTGCCGGTCATGCCGGGCTGGTTCGCGTTCACGCACCTCACCCGCAAGGGCTCCCTCTGA
- a CDS encoding MGMT family protein encodes MGRMDELPEYAERVLEVAELIPPGRVMTYGDVAEWLGEAGPRQVGRVMALYGGGVPWWRVVRSDGVLLPGHELRALERYREEGTPLRGASRAAQGHLPRLDMRRARWDGVGAAHSDEAHI; translated from the coding sequence ATGGGTCGGATGGACGAGCTGCCTGAGTACGCCGAGCGGGTTCTGGAGGTCGCCGAGCTGATCCCGCCGGGCCGGGTCATGACCTACGGCGACGTCGCGGAGTGGCTCGGAGAGGCGGGGCCCCGCCAGGTCGGCCGGGTCATGGCGCTGTACGGCGGCGGCGTGCCCTGGTGGCGGGTCGTGCGCTCCGACGGGGTCCTGCTCCCGGGCCACGAGCTGCGCGCCCTGGAGCGGTACCGCGAGGAAGGGACTCCGCTGCGCGGAGCGTCCCGCGCCGCACAGGGCCATCTGCCGCGTCTCGACATGAGACGCGCACGGTGGGACGGCGTCGGGGCGGCGCACAGCGACGAAGCTCACATATGA
- a CDS encoding ATP-dependent helicase, translating to MSSSSTTGRTPYPQQVRQGVPPRPPGRREGTPGAYRLVRTPPGPVVPPLLDAAQRAVVDHGEGPLLVLAGPGTGKTTTLVEAVAARIAQGVDPSRILVLTFSRKAAVELRDRMALRLGGTRGPQATTFHSFCYALVRANQDADLFSEPLRLLSGPEQDVAVRDLLAGQIGLPGGVRWPDELRACLTTRGFADEVRAVLARSRELGLGPDSLARFAARTGRPDWAAAASFLAEYLDVLDLQGVIDYAELVHRAVLLAEEAPLPSYDAVFVDEYQDTDPAQVRLLRALAGGGRTLVAFGDPDQSIYAFRGADVNGILDFPDAFPRAGGRPADVAVLTTSRRSGDVLLEATRLLTRRMPLTRLPSDKVRAHRELSAAREGGRIEAYTCPTASAELDNVADILRRAHLEEGVPWHEMAVLVRAGGRTIPSIRRALTSAGVPLEVDGDDVALRHEPAVAPLLTALRTVATAASGRAAGAGPGGGLAGPAAEAGAVLPGGTGSAGAEPRAALPGGADSAGANGVAGARAADAVAGAASADGVAGAADADDVVATADVVADAATPSCDGAGETERRAVPAPGVTEAPSGGDAADAAGSPDADEVWIDTETAITLLTSPLGGMDTADLRRLGRALRDEERAGGNPLPPPSDRLLARALAEPERLVAHDPAYARGAQRLGALLRKARELLEGGGTAEEALWLLWDGTPWPGRLERAAFRGGAAGRNADRDLDAVCALFETAARAEERTGGRGALNFIEELEAQDIAADTLSGREARPDAVRLMTAHRSKGLEWSLVVVAGVQEGLWPDLRRRGSLLEADRIGRDGLAEPLTPGALLAEERRLFYVAATRARDRLVVTAVKAPADDGDQPSRFLAELGVEPRDVTGRPRRPLAVAPLVAELRATTVDPAASPALREAAARRLARLAALTDEEGRPLVPAAHPYRWWGLYDATHSAKPLRDRDRPVTLSGSALDQLANSCALQWFLGREVKADAPATAAQGFGNVVHVLADEVASGRTPADLAVLMERLDSVWDALVFDAPWKSQQEKEHARVALERFLRWHVTDRGGRTSAATEHDFDVTLAAGEFEVRIRGSMDRVEKDEQGRAYVVDFKTGKQAPTKDEVARHPQLAVYQIAVREGAVDEVFGGRPEPGGAELVQLRQPAAKKEGGEALPKVQAQEALAGEWVGDLLATAAGRVLDERFTPSTGQHCAHCTFRASCSAQPEGRQIVE from the coding sequence GTGAGCTCCTCCTCCACCACCGGGCGTACGCCGTACCCACAGCAGGTACGGCAGGGGGTTCCTCCGCGCCCGCCAGGCCGCAGGGAGGGGACACCGGGCGCTTACCGGCTGGTGCGGACCCCTCCGGGTCCGGTGGTTCCCCCTCTCCTGGACGCAGCTCAGCGCGCTGTGGTTGACCATGGAGAAGGGCCGCTGCTGGTCCTCGCCGGGCCGGGCACGGGCAAGACGACCACGCTCGTCGAGGCCGTCGCCGCGCGCATCGCCCAAGGCGTGGACCCGTCACGCATCCTCGTCCTCACCTTCAGCCGCAAGGCGGCGGTGGAGCTGCGCGACCGGATGGCGCTGCGGCTGGGCGGCACACGCGGCCCGCAGGCGACGACGTTCCACTCCTTCTGTTACGCGCTGGTCCGCGCCAACCAGGACGCCGATCTGTTCTCGGAGCCGTTGCGGCTGCTGTCCGGCCCCGAGCAGGACGTCGCCGTCCGCGACCTGCTGGCCGGCCAGATCGGCCTGCCCGGCGGCGTGCGATGGCCCGACGAACTGCGGGCCTGCCTGACCACCCGCGGCTTCGCCGACGAGGTGCGGGCCGTGCTCGCCCGGAGCCGGGAGCTGGGCCTCGGCCCCGACTCCCTCGCCCGCTTCGCGGCCCGCACCGGGCGGCCCGACTGGGCGGCCGCCGCGTCGTTCCTCGCCGAGTACCTGGACGTCCTCGACCTCCAGGGCGTGATCGACTACGCGGAGCTGGTGCACCGGGCGGTGCTGCTGGCCGAGGAGGCGCCCCTCCCGTCGTACGACGCGGTGTTCGTGGACGAGTACCAGGACACCGACCCGGCCCAGGTGAGGCTGCTGAGGGCGCTCGCGGGCGGCGGCCGGACTCTGGTCGCCTTCGGCGACCCGGACCAGTCGATCTACGCGTTCCGCGGCGCGGACGTGAACGGCATCCTCGACTTCCCCGACGCCTTCCCGCGGGCCGGCGGCAGGCCCGCGGACGTCGCGGTGCTCACCACCTCCCGGCGCAGCGGGGACGTGCTGCTGGAGGCGACCCGTCTGCTGACCCGCCGGATGCCGTTGACGCGGCTGCCGTCCGACAAGGTGCGCGCCCACCGCGAACTGTCGGCCGCCCGCGAGGGCGGCCGCATCGAGGCGTACACCTGTCCCACGGCCTCGGCGGAACTCGACAACGTCGCGGACATCCTGCGCCGCGCCCACCTCGAGGAGGGCGTCCCGTGGCACGAGATGGCGGTCCTCGTCCGCGCCGGCGGCCGCACGATTCCGTCGATCCGGCGCGCCCTGACGTCGGCGGGCGTCCCCCTCGAGGTCGACGGCGACGACGTCGCCCTCCGCCACGAACCGGCGGTGGCGCCGCTGCTGACCGCCCTGCGCACGGTGGCGACGGCCGCGTCGGGGCGCGCGGCGGGGGCGGGGCCCGGCGGCGGCCTGGCGGGACCGGCCGCGGAGGCCGGCGCGGTGCTGCCCGGCGGGACTGGTTCGGCGGGCGCGGAGCCCCGCGCGGCGCTGCCCGGTGGGGCCGATTCGGCGGGCGCGAACGGTGTGGCAGGAGCGAGGGCTGCGGACGCTGTGGCGGGAGCCGCGAGCGCTGACGGCGTGGCAGGTGCGGCGGACGCGGACGATGTTGTCGCGACAGCGGACGTCGTGGCGGACGCGGCGACCCCGTCGTGCGACGGGGCTGGGGAGACCGAGCGCCGGGCGGTCCCGGCGCCCGGCGTCACGGAGGCGCCGTCCGGTGGTGATGCGGCCGATGCGGCCGGCAGTCCTGACGCGGACGAGGTCTGGATAGACACCGAGACCGCGATCACCCTTCTCACCTCCCCGCTGGGCGGCATGGACACCGCCGACCTCCGCCGCCTCGGCCGGGCCCTCCGGGACGAGGAGCGGGCCGGGGGCAACCCGCTGCCGCCGCCGTCCGACCGGCTGCTCGCCCGCGCCCTCGCGGAGCCCGAGCGTCTCGTCGCGCACGACCCCGCGTACGCGCGCGGCGCCCAGCGGCTCGGTGCGCTGCTGCGCAAGGCGCGTGAGCTGCTCGAGGGCGGCGGCACGGCCGAGGAGGCCTTGTGGCTGCTGTGGGACGGCACCCCCTGGCCCGGCCGCCTGGAACGTGCCGCGTTCCGCGGCGGTGCGGCCGGCCGTAACGCGGACCGGGACCTGGACGCCGTCTGCGCCCTCTTCGAGACCGCCGCCCGTGCCGAGGAACGCACCGGCGGCCGTGGCGCCCTCAACTTCATCGAGGAGCTCGAGGCCCAGGACATCGCCGCCGACACGCTCTCCGGGCGCGAGGCCCGGCCGGACGCCGTACGGCTGATGACGGCCCACCGTTCCAAGGGCCTGGAGTGGAGCCTGGTCGTCGTCGCGGGGGTGCAGGAGGGCCTGTGGCCCGACCTCCGTCGCAGAGGCTCCCTCCTGGAGGCCGACCGCATCGGCCGGGACGGTCTCGCGGAGCCGCTCACCCCCGGTGCGCTGCTGGCCGAGGAGCGCCGGCTCTTCTACGTGGCGGCCACCCGCGCCCGCGACCGGCTTGTCGTCACGGCGGTCAAGGCCCCGGCGGACGACGGCGATCAGCCGTCCCGTTTCCTGGCCGAGCTCGGCGTGGAGCCGCGCGACGTCACGGGCCGTCCGCGCCGTCCACTCGCCGTCGCCCCGCTCGTCGCGGAGCTCCGTGCGACCACCGTCGACCCGGCGGCCTCGCCCGCGTTGCGGGAGGCCGCCGCCCGCCGGCTCGCCCGCCTCGCCGCCCTGACGGACGAGGAGGGCCGGCCGCTCGTGCCGGCCGCCCACCCCTACCGCTGGTGGGGCCTGTACGACGCCACGCACAGCGCGAAACCGCTGCGGGACCGGGACCGGCCGGTCACCCTCTCGGGCAGCGCGCTGGACCAGCTGGCGAACAGCTGCGCTCTCCAGTGGTTCCTCGGCCGTGAGGTGAAGGCGGACGCGCCGGCGACCGCCGCCCAGGGCTTCGGCAACGTCGTGCACGTACTCGCCGACGAGGTCGCCTCCGGCCGTACCCCCGCCGATCTCGCCGTCCTCATGGAGCGTCTCGACTCGGTGTGGGACGCGCTGGTCTTCGACGCCCCGTGGAAGTCGCAGCAGGAGAAGGAGCACGCGCGGGTCGCGCTCGAACGTTTTCTGCGCTGGCACGTCACGGACCGCGGCGGGCGCACCTCCGCCGCGACGGAGCACGACTTCGACGTGACCCTGGCCGCGGGCGAGTTCGAGGTGCGTATCCGGGGGTCCATGGACCGCGTGGAGAAGGACGAGCAGGGCCGCGCGTACGTCGTCGACTTCAAGACGGGCAAGCAGGCGCCCACGAAGGACGAGGTCGCCCGCCATCCGCAGCTCGCCGTCTACCAGATCGCCGTCCGCGAGGGCGCGGTCGACGAGGTCTTCGGCGGCCGGCCCGAGCCGGGCGGCGCCGAGCTCGTGCAGCTGCGTCAGCCGGCCGCCAAGAAGGAGGGCGGCGAGGCCCTGCCCAAGGTGCAGGCCCAGGAGGCGCTCGCGGGCGAGTGGGTGGGCGACCTGCTCGCCACCGCGGCCGGCCGCGTGCTCGACGAGCGCTTCACTCCCTCCACCGGCCAGCACTGTGCGCACTGCACCTTCCGCGCCTCCTGCAGCGCGCAGCCGGAGGGCCGCCAAATAGTCGAATGA
- a CDS encoding MSCRAMM family adhesin SdrC: MTAKRKSLATAMACASAIVVLAGCSQDGDIKAKGASGDRNDPVAATSGGSLEGLNAGQIADRAVEATKAAGSLTMAGRIEKDGEPFSVDLALDSAQNCTGRLGVKGGRAELRQVAETMYLKGDRQFWSASLQERSSASPDGSGNDAVVELMTGRWIKMPAGSIKDMDRLCDLKAMFARMDVDEADRKRMTKGPDAKVDGVPTVTLVKRQQGTTTTVHVAKEGKPHVLKIVRAGGDETGTIVLSGYGKPVQVEAPPADEVVDLDSLTGRDGLGFEAGETHTGEQSGDRSGTDGESGTGPDIGLGAGTDGGTGSGTDSETDSETDSGNDAGYGTGADVDPDTGSDSGTGADAESGGDVESGGDTEPGDTGTDTGSGAGTSADSETAS, translated from the coding sequence ATGACGGCCAAGCGGAAGTCCCTGGCCACGGCGATGGCCTGCGCGAGTGCCATCGTCGTGCTGGCGGGTTGCTCCCAGGACGGCGACATCAAGGCCAAGGGGGCCTCCGGGGACCGGAACGATCCGGTGGCCGCGACGAGCGGCGGTTCGCTGGAGGGTCTGAACGCCGGGCAGATCGCCGACAGGGCGGTCGAGGCCACGAAGGCCGCCGGATCGCTGACCATGGCGGGCCGGATCGAGAAGGACGGTGAGCCGTTCTCCGTCGACCTCGCCCTGGACTCCGCCCAGAACTGCACCGGCCGGCTCGGCGTCAAGGGAGGCAGGGCCGAGCTGCGCCAGGTGGCCGAGACGATGTACCTGAAGGGCGACAGGCAGTTCTGGAGTGCCTCGTTGCAGGAGCGTTCCTCCGCCTCGCCCGACGGGTCCGGCAACGACGCCGTCGTGGAGCTCATGACGGGCCGCTGGATCAAGATGCCCGCGGGGAGCATCAAGGACATGGACCGCCTCTGCGACCTCAAGGCGATGTTCGCCCGGATGGACGTGGACGAGGCGGACCGGAAGCGGATGACGAAGGGCCCGGACGCGAAGGTCGACGGCGTACCGACGGTGACCCTCGTGAAGAGGCAGCAGGGCACGACCACGACCGTCCATGTCGCCAAGGAGGGCAAGCCCCATGTCCTCAAGATCGTCAGGGCGGGTGGCGACGAGACCGGCACGATCGTCCTCTCCGGCTACGGCAAGCCGGTCCAGGTCGAGGCACCGCCGGCGGACGAGGTCGTCGACCTGGACAGCCTGACCGGGCGCGACGGCCTCGGGTTCGAGGCGGGCGAGACGCACACCGGGGAACAGTCGGGCGACCGGAGCGGCACGGACGGGGAGTCCGGCACCGGGCCGGACATCGGCCTCGGGGCCGGTACGGACGGGGGGACAGGCTCCGGGACCGACTCCGAAACCGATTCCGAAACGGACTCCGGGAACGATGCCGGGTACGGGACCGGGGCGGACGTTGACCCAGACACCGGCAGCGACTCCGGAACGGGCGCCGACGCCGAGTCCGGGGGCGATGTCGAGTCCGGCGGTGACACAGAGCCGGGTGACACCGGTACCGACACCGGATCGGGCGCCGGGACCTCCGCGGACAGCGAGACCGCTTCCTAG
- a CDS encoding IS110 family transposase, protein MEELREDHDDGTVARVASIDIAKASGMVCLRVPHDTIEGRRVQQVWTVASTTNAILELGDRLVCQGVERVVMEATGSYWRPFFYLLEARGLDCWLVNARDVKNVPGRPKTDKLDAVWLAKLAERGMVRASFVPPKPVRQLRDVTRTRTVFVQERTRHKHRVDKALQDAQIKLSDVVSDLFGMSGRAMLDALVAGQRNPRALADLAKGNLVKKKAALAEALTGQFEDHHARLLGVLLGTVDHLTAQIQELDRLIAHTLENITTPHDDPEVGPSAGGVNARALAEKLDAVPGIGPATAQIILAEIGADMSRFPTPEHLVSWAKLCPRTIQSGAKSTAGPAGQGNPWLKGALGEAANAAARTDTFLGARYRRIVKRRGHAKALVAVARSILVITWHLINDPDASYQELGADWHQRHLNPARKTRDLVRQLQALGHQVTLQPVSA, encoded by the coding sequence ATGGAGGAATTGAGAGAAGACCACGACGACGGCACGGTCGCGCGGGTTGCGTCGATCGACATCGCCAAGGCATCCGGGATGGTCTGCCTGCGCGTCCCGCACGACACTATCGAGGGCCGGCGTGTCCAGCAGGTCTGGACGGTCGCCTCGACCACCAACGCGATCCTGGAGCTCGGCGACCGGCTGGTCTGCCAGGGCGTCGAGCGGGTCGTCATGGAAGCGACGGGCTCGTACTGGCGCCCGTTCTTCTACCTGCTGGAGGCCCGCGGCCTGGACTGCTGGCTCGTCAACGCGCGCGACGTGAAGAACGTCCCCGGGCGCCCGAAGACCGACAAGCTGGACGCGGTCTGGCTGGCCAAGCTCGCCGAACGCGGCATGGTCCGCGCCTCGTTCGTCCCGCCCAAGCCCGTCCGGCAGTTGCGGGACGTCACCCGCACCCGCACCGTGTTCGTCCAGGAACGCACCCGCCACAAGCACCGGGTGGACAAAGCCCTCCAGGACGCGCAGATCAAACTGTCCGACGTCGTCTCGGACCTGTTCGGCATGTCAGGGCGGGCCATGCTCGATGCCCTGGTCGCCGGCCAACGCAACCCCCGCGCCCTCGCCGACCTCGCCAAAGGCAACCTGGTAAAGAAGAAGGCGGCCCTCGCCGAGGCCCTGACCGGACAGTTCGAGGACCACCACGCCCGGCTGCTGGGGGTGCTGCTGGGCACCGTCGACCATCTCACCGCACAGATCCAGGAACTCGACCGGCTCATCGCCCACACGCTGGAGAACATCACCACCCCACACGACGACCCGGAAGTGGGACCGTCCGCCGGTGGTGTGAACGCCCGCGCCCTGGCCGAGAAGCTGGATGCCGTCCCCGGGATCGGGCCGGCCACCGCACAGATCATCCTCGCCGAGATCGGCGCGGACATGAGCCGCTTCCCCACTCCCGAACATCTGGTGTCCTGGGCGAAGTTATGCCCTCGCACGATCCAGTCCGGCGCGAAGAGCACCGCAGGCCCGGCCGGGCAGGGCAACCCCTGGCTCAAGGGCGCCCTCGGCGAGGCTGCCAACGCCGCCGCCCGCACCGACACCTTCCTCGGCGCCCGCTACCGCCGCATCGTCAAACGCCGCGGACACGCCAAGGCCCTGGTCGCCGTCGCCCGCTCGATACTCGTCATCACCTGGCACCTGATCAATGACCCGGACGCCTCCTACCAGGAGCTCGGCGCCGACTGGCACCAACGCCATCTCAATCCCGCCCGCAAGACCCGCGACCTCGTCCGCCAGCTCCAGGCCCTCGGCCACCAGGTCACCCTCCAACCCGTATCCGCCTGA